In Planctomycetia bacterium, one DNA window encodes the following:
- a CDS encoding biotin/lipoyl-binding protein — MSAKKWTIVAISVAVIVMIVGAVSLSNMSLSISALDGQQEPATKGSLVIPVTATGTVEARRLITIKSKAGGIVQDIPVVEGQMVKAGDVLIQLDPVDEKRNVEARQADLDRARSAHDKAKIAYENQKLDLPLQTMLAQAQVVDAQATYDQAEFQWRKMQGYQKENVAGDVEVVQTKSSFEKAKAALEMAKTRLQQAKNNERILLESAQQDVVQAEATLRAAQKALDEAQLRLDETVVKAKTAGMVYSIQVKEGEAIQSGTQSFTGGTPLMVLADVSAMFVIAQVDEADIGAIREIAPDYARPGTTTKLTPEEYEARAKEVVETMTNRIVSVTVEAYRSEEFQGVIELIDPETQKINNALAFNVRVRLVGKDLEKLHGLQADLSFTTDKLEDVVLVKNEALVSEGRDCYVYIPWRPNSRARWDEKKVPVKIGKTDGTFTEIVSGIKAGDPVWVKRPVKTEREKAQQQG, encoded by the coding sequence ATGAGCGCCAAGAAGTGGACAATTGTAGCGATTTCGGTTGCGGTGATTGTGATGATCGTCGGCGCCGTGAGCCTGTCGAACATGTCGCTGTCGATTTCGGCGCTGGACGGACAGCAGGAACCGGCGACCAAGGGGAGCCTCGTGATTCCCGTGACGGCGACGGGCACCGTCGAGGCGCGGCGGCTGATCACCATCAAAAGCAAGGCCGGCGGCATCGTGCAGGACATCCCCGTGGTCGAAGGCCAGATGGTCAAAGCGGGCGATGTGCTGATACAGTTGGATCCGGTGGACGAGAAGCGCAACGTGGAGGCGCGGCAGGCCGATTTGGACCGGGCGCGATCGGCGCACGACAAGGCCAAGATCGCCTATGAAAACCAGAAACTGGACCTTCCGCTTCAAACCATGTTGGCGCAGGCGCAGGTAGTCGACGCGCAGGCGACGTACGATCAGGCGGAATTCCAGTGGCGGAAGATGCAGGGGTATCAGAAGGAAAACGTCGCCGGCGACGTGGAAGTGGTGCAGACCAAGTCATCGTTTGAGAAAGCCAAGGCCGCACTGGAGATGGCCAAGACGCGCTTGCAGCAGGCGAAGAACAACGAGCGAATCCTTCTCGAAAGCGCGCAACAGGACGTGGTGCAGGCCGAGGCGACGCTTCGCGCCGCACAAAAAGCGCTGGACGAGGCGCAGTTGCGGCTGGATGAGACGGTGGTCAAAGCCAAGACCGCCGGCATGGTTTATTCGATCCAGGTGAAGGAAGGCGAGGCGATCCAGAGCGGCACGCAGAGTTTCACCGGCGGCACGCCGCTGATGGTGCTGGCGGACGTGAGCGCGATGTTTGTGATCGCGCAGGTGGACGAGGCGGACATCGGAGCGATCCGCGAGATCGCACCGGACTACGCGAGACCGGGCACGACGACCAAACTGACGCCGGAGGAATACGAGGCGCGAGCGAAGGAAGTCGTCGAGACGATGACGAATCGGATCGTGTCGGTGACGGTGGAAGCGTATCGATCCGAGGAGTTTCAGGGCGTGATCGAACTGATCGACCCCGAGACCCAGAAGATCAACAACGCGCTGGCGTTCAACGTGCGGGTGCGGCTGGTGGGGAAAGACCTTGAAAAGCTCCACGGGCTTCAAGCGGATTTGTCGTTCACGACGGACAAGCTGGAAGACGTCGTGCTGGTCAAGAACGAGGCGCTGGTGAGCGAAGGGCGGGATTGCTACGTGTACATTCCGTGGCGGCCCAACTCGCGTGCGCGCTGGGACGAGAAGAAAGTGCCTGTGAAGATCGGCAAGACCGACGGCACGTTCACGGAGATCGTTTCGGGCATCAAGGCCGGCGACCCGGTCTGGGTGAAGCGTCCGGTGAAGACGGAGCGCGAAAAAGCCCAGCAGCAGGGGTGA
- a CDS encoding PAS domain-containing protein — translation MARTHTSTAPHAPSAGETALLAIDALPAGVVVFDRTLQVVHRNETARRLLPDLPSVPELLSRMASQSSYEEWRTELRRVVDQRRPRRMDLTVAGEDGSQSVYQIDLLSLRPLDRSGAGAGGVLCVEDVTSRATLERRLAVSERLAAVGKLAARVAHELNNPLDGVMRYINLAIRRLEQMAPARGQPLDASLRRYLENAQAGTARMSEIILGLLEFYRSAPPAFEQATVNKIVEDAVTAMEARAHDSKVTVVCHFHPTDTPVVRGSSIFQVFCNLIKNAIDAMPDGGTLTITTRIDGRDEAARCVVTFCDTGLGLPEDVQKIFEPFFTTKAPGKGTGLGLAVCRELIEKCGGTIEARRGNPRGAEMIVSIPVHDPRRASRSLSPRST, via the coding sequence ATGGCGCGAACCCATACCAGCACGGCGCCCCATGCGCCTTCCGCCGGTGAGACAGCGCTGCTGGCGATCGACGCTCTGCCGGCGGGCGTCGTCGTCTTCGACCGCACGCTGCAAGTCGTCCATCGAAACGAGACCGCGCGGCGCCTGCTGCCGGATCTTCCAAGCGTCCCCGAACTGCTGTCCCGGATGGCGAGCCAAAGCAGCTACGAAGAGTGGCGCACCGAACTGCGTCGCGTGGTCGATCAGCGCCGACCGCGACGGATGGACCTCACCGTCGCCGGCGAGGACGGCTCCCAATCCGTGTACCAGATTGATTTGCTCTCGCTGCGTCCGCTCGATCGGAGCGGGGCGGGAGCGGGCGGCGTCTTATGCGTCGAAGACGTCACGTCGCGCGCGACGCTGGAGCGGCGGCTCGCGGTGTCCGAACGTCTGGCCGCCGTCGGCAAACTGGCGGCGCGGGTCGCACACGAACTGAACAATCCGCTCGACGGGGTGATGCGCTACATCAACCTGGCGATTCGGCGCCTGGAGCAGATGGCGCCGGCTCGCGGGCAGCCGCTGGATGCTTCGTTGCGCCGCTATCTTGAAAACGCGCAAGCCGGCACGGCGAGAATGAGCGAAATCATTCTCGGCCTGCTGGAGTTTTACCGCAGCGCCCCGCCGGCCTTCGAGCAGGCGACGGTCAACAAGATCGTCGAGGACGCCGTCACCGCCATGGAGGCTCGCGCCCACGATTCCAAGGTGACTGTTGTCTGTCATTTTCATCCGACCGATACGCCCGTCGTGCGCGGCAGCAGCATCTTTCAGGTGTTCTGCAACCTCATCAAGAACGCCATCGACGCCATGCCCGACGGCGGGACGCTCACCATCACCACGCGAATCGACGGCCGCGACGAGGCCGCCCGCTGCGTTGTCACGTTTTGCGACACCGGCTTGGGCCTGCCCGAAGACGTGCAGAAGATCTTCGAGCCGTTCTTCACGACCAAGGCGCCCGGCAAGGGCACGGGACTGGGGCTGGCTGTTTGCCGCGAGTTGATCGAGAAATGCGGTGGAACGATTGAAGCGCGGCGCGGCAATCCGCGCGGCGCGGAGATGATCGTTTCCATCCCGGTGCATGATCCGCGCCGGGCAAGCCGGAGCCTGTCGCCCCGGTCAACGTGA
- the ald gene encoding alanine dehydrogenase, producing the protein MIVGTVKEIKPDEYRVGIIPAGAGELVRAGHTVLVEHDAGTGSGFLDSEYEAAGAKLVKTASEVFAKADMIVKVKEPQPVECKMLREGQVCFTYFHFAADRELTEGIVASKCVAIAYETVRDRQGRLPLLTPMSEVAGKMSVQEGAKYLERPMMGRGILLGGVPGVEPATVLILGAGIVGTNAAKVAAGLGAHVVLMDVNLERLRYLSDVMPANVQLVFSDAARIREHIAQADLVIGAVLIPGAKCPVLVPRDYLKLMKPGAVIVDVGVDQGGCCETIRPTTHADPTYIVDGVVHYGVANMPGAVGRTSTLALTNATLPYTLRLANMGYKAATAADPGLAEGVDVYRGYVTNEAVAKVFEMEHRPYKA; encoded by the coding sequence ATGATTGTCGGAACGGTGAAAGAGATTAAGCCGGACGAGTATCGAGTGGGGATCATCCCGGCGGGTGCGGGGGAATTGGTGCGGGCGGGTCACACGGTGCTGGTCGAGCACGATGCGGGAACCGGTTCGGGTTTTCTGGACAGCGAATACGAGGCGGCCGGTGCGAAGCTGGTCAAGACGGCGTCGGAGGTGTTCGCGAAGGCGGACATGATCGTGAAGGTGAAGGAGCCGCAGCCCGTTGAATGCAAAATGCTCCGCGAAGGTCAAGTTTGCTTTACGTATTTCCATTTCGCGGCGGATCGAGAGCTGACCGAGGGGATCGTCGCCAGCAAATGCGTGGCCATCGCATACGAAACCGTTCGCGATCGGCAGGGTCGTCTGCCGCTCCTGACGCCGATGAGCGAAGTCGCGGGGAAGATGAGCGTTCAGGAGGGTGCGAAGTATCTCGAGCGGCCGATGATGGGCCGCGGCATTCTGCTGGGCGGCGTGCCGGGGGTGGAACCCGCGACCGTGCTGATTCTGGGCGCGGGCATCGTCGGGACGAATGCAGCCAAGGTCGCGGCGGGCCTGGGAGCGCATGTTGTGCTGATGGATGTCAACCTGGAGCGGCTGCGCTATCTGTCGGACGTGATGCCCGCGAACGTGCAACTGGTTTTCAGCGACGCGGCGCGCATTCGCGAACACATCGCGCAGGCCGATCTGGTGATCGGCGCCGTGCTGATTCCCGGCGCGAAGTGCCCGGTGCTGGTCCCGCGGGACTATCTGAAGCTGATGAAGCCCGGCGCGGTCATCGTCGATGTCGGCGTCGATCAGGGTGGATGCTGTGAGACGATCCGCCCGACGACGCACGCCGATCCGACGTACATCGTCGACGGCGTCGTGCATTACGGCGTCGCGAACATGCCTGGCGCGGTCGGTCGCACCAGTACGCTGGCCCTGACCAACGCGACGCTGCCGTATACGCTGCGACTGGCTAACATGGGGTATAAGGCCGCCACGGCCGCCGACCCGGGATTGGCCGAGGGGGTCGATGTCTATCGGGGTTACGTGACGAACGAGGCGGTGGCGAAGGTGTTCGAGATGGAACACCGGCCGTACAAGGCGTGA
- a CDS encoding sigma-54-dependent Fis family transcriptional regulator yields the protein MTKAPATTKPPTTATTDAPSAAPGTGDRVLIVDDDRLIGESLGDFLQLESYKVDVVESVDAAVLKLAGQPYSVVITDVNMPRADGFELLRIIRDRYPDIVTIVITGYGTIESAVEAIKMGAYDYLTKPLSDDEIRLVVQRAVRQQSLLRENRTLKQQLELRYGLENVVGHDYKMLKLFDLIESVAESRTTVLITGESGTGKSLIARAIHHRSDRRDKPFIEVSCGAIPEGLLESELFGHARGAFTGATADKEGKFKAAEGGTIFLDEINSASPALQVKLLRVLQERRYEPVGSNKTMNADVRVILASNVDLKREVEAGRFRQDLYYRVNVLSLHVPPLVERLGDIELLAQHFLAKHRTELKKEIVGLSPEALTTLQRYHWPGNVRELENALERAVVLCRGKFIQPEDLPPTLVEEASLKTPAAAENAPSGVLASGQATPSGKWFTIHRFTPMSLKDAMEEPERQILEAALKLNRWNRQTTAEMLQINRTTLYKKMKHYGLEYDPDQHS from the coding sequence ATGACCAAGGCACCGGCGACCACAAAACCCCCAACGACCGCCACGACGGACGCACCATCGGCTGCGCCAGGCACCGGAGATCGCGTACTCATTGTCGATGATGATCGGCTGATCGGCGAATCCCTTGGCGATTTCCTCCAGCTGGAGTCTTACAAAGTGGACGTGGTCGAGTCGGTGGACGCCGCCGTGCTCAAACTCGCCGGCCAGCCCTACAGCGTGGTCATCACCGACGTGAACATGCCCAGGGCCGACGGCTTCGAACTGCTGCGCATCATCCGAGACCGCTATCCCGATATCGTGACCATCGTCATCACCGGCTACGGCACGATCGAATCGGCCGTCGAAGCGATCAAGATGGGTGCATACGACTACCTGACCAAGCCGCTGTCCGACGACGAGATTCGCCTCGTTGTGCAACGAGCCGTGCGGCAGCAGTCGCTGCTGCGCGAGAATCGCACGCTGAAGCAGCAGCTCGAGCTGCGCTACGGGCTGGAGAACGTCGTCGGCCACGATTACAAGATGCTCAAGCTGTTTGATCTCATAGAAAGCGTCGCCGAAAGCCGCACGACCGTGCTGATCACCGGCGAGTCGGGCACGGGCAAGAGCCTGATCGCGCGGGCGATTCACCACCGCTCCGACCGGCGCGACAAGCCTTTCATTGAGGTCTCGTGCGGCGCGATCCCCGAAGGGCTGCTTGAATCCGAGTTGTTCGGCCACGCCAGGGGTGCGTTCACCGGCGCGACGGCCGACAAGGAGGGCAAGTTCAAAGCGGCTGAAGGCGGCACGATTTTTCTCGATGAGATCAATTCCGCCTCGCCCGCGCTCCAGGTCAAGCTCCTGCGCGTGCTTCAGGAGCGGCGTTACGAGCCGGTCGGTTCGAATAAGACGATGAACGCGGACGTGCGCGTCATTCTGGCGTCCAACGTCGATCTCAAGCGCGAAGTCGAGGCGGGCCGGTTCCGCCAGGACTTGTATTATCGCGTCAACGTGTTGTCACTTCACGTTCCGCCGCTGGTGGAGCGGCTGGGCGACATCGAACTGCTGGCGCAGCATTTCCTCGCCAAGCATCGCACCGAGTTGAAGAAGGAAATCGTCGGCCTGTCGCCCGAAGCGCTCACGACCCTGCAACGCTATCACTGGCCCGGCAACGTGCGCGAGCTGGAAAATGCACTGGAGCGGGCCGTGGTCCTGTGCCGCGGCAAATTCATCCAACCCGAAGACCTGCCGCCCACCCTCGTTGAGGAAGCATCGCTGAAGACGCCGGCCGCTGCCGAGAATGCCCCCTCCGGCGTCTTGGCGTCGGGTCAGGCAACGCCATCGGGCAAATGGTTCACGATCCACCGGTTTACGCCGATGTCGCTCAAGGATGCGATGGA